Proteins encoded within one genomic window of Glycine soja cultivar W05 chromosome 1, ASM419377v2, whole genome shotgun sequence:
- the LOC114413270 gene encoding caffeoylshikimate esterase-like, translating into MELSVPFRFRSRNLLSPSTHIPITYPSKHQPPFLTKFVNKPKISKLTVRAQRRAPIEGLSDELNAIARCNLDFAYTRRRVRAAFADMQQQLDHCLFKNAPAGIRTEEWYERNSRGLEIFCKSWMPKPGIPIKASVCFCHGYGDTCTFFFEGIARIIAASGYSVFAMDYPGFGLSEGLHGYIPKFDYLVDDVIEHYTKIKARPDLSGLPRFILGQSMGGAVSLKVHLREPNNWDGMILVAPMCKIAEDVLPSDAVLKVLTLLSKVMPKAKLIQNQDIADLFFREPSKRKLAVYNVICYDDNPRLRTGMELLRTTKEIESQVHKVSAPLLILHGAEDKVTDPLVSKFLYERASSKDKTLKLYEGGYHCILEGEPDDRIFAVHDDIVSWLDFRCSIK; encoded by the exons ATGGAGCTCTCTGTGCCCTTCAGATTCCGATCACGGAACCTCCTCTCACCCTCTACACACATACCCATCACCTACCCTTCCAAGCATCAACCACCCTTTTTAACTAAGTTTGTCAACAAACCCAAGATTTCTAAACTAACGGTGAGAGCGCAGAGAAGGGCACCCATTGAAGGGCTGAGCGATGAGTTGAACGCTATAGCTCGTTGTAACCTTGACTTTGCTTACACTCGAAGAAGGGTCCGCGCTGCTTTCGCTGATATGCAGCAGCAGCTGGAtcattgcttgttcaag AATGCTCCTGCTGGGATCAGAACTGAAGAA TGGTACGAAAGGAATTCTAGGGGATTGGAAATTTTCTGCAAAAGCTGGATGCCAAAGCCTGGCATTCCAATCAAGGCCTCTGTGTGTTTCTGTCATGGATATGGTGATACTTGCACCTTCTTTTTTGAAG GTATAGCCAGGATAATTGCTGCTTCTGGGTACAGTGTCTTTGCAATGGACTATCCAGGTTTTGGTCTTTCAGAAGGATTGCATGGTTATATACCAAAATTTGATTATCTGGTTGATGATGTTATAGAGcattatacaaaaattaaag CCAGACCTGATCTCAGTGGCTTGCCTCGATTTATATTAGGGCAGTCAATGGGTGGAGCAGTTTCTCTTAAAGTTCATTTGAGGGAGCCAAATAATTGGGATGGAATGATACTTGTAGCACCAATGTGTAAA ATTGCAGAGGACGTGTTACCATCAGATGCAGTTCTGAAGGTATTAACTCTTTTGTCTAAAGTGATGCCAAAAGCAAAGCTCATCCAAAACCAGGATATAGCTGATCTGTTCTTCAGGGAACCAAGCAAAAGAAAATTG GCTGTTTACAATGTTATTTGTTATGATGATAATCCACGGTTGAGAACTGGCATGGAACTTTTAAGGACCACAAAAGAAATTGAGTCGCAAGTACACAAG GTCTCAGCGCCATTATTGATTCTTCATGGAGCAGAAGATAAGGTGACTGATCCATTAGTGAGCAAATTTCTTTATGAGAGAGCATCTAGCAAAGATAAGACTTTAAAGCTCTATGAAGGTGGTTACCACTGCATTTTGGAAGGGGAACCTGATGACAGAATATTTGCTGTACATGATGACATTGTCTCGTGGCTTGATTTTAGGTGTTCAATTAAATGA